A part of Thermococcus sp. LS1 genomic DNA contains:
- a CDS encoding Mrp/NBP35 family ATP-binding protein has translation MTIKTPPTLNIAGLGADPLTQRINEKQKKWKYKIAVLSGKGGVGKSTVAVNLAAALAKKGYFVGILDADIHGPNVAKMLGVEKADVLAERMEDGRFEMIPPMNDFLGQTTPIKVMSMGFLVPEDQPIIWRGALVTKAIKQLFGDVKWGELDFMIIDFPPGTGDEILTVTQTLQLDAAIIVTTPQEVALLDTGKAVNMMKRMEVPYIAVVENMSYLICPHCGNKIDLFGEGGGEKLAQKEGVDFLGKIPIDLKAREASDAGIPIVLYEDTMAAKAFMEIVDKLIAKLEEMKGEETEEESSEESKEE, from the coding sequence ATGACTATCAAGACTCCCCCTACCCTGAACATAGCAGGATTGGGCGCTGACCCGCTCACCCAGAGGATAAACGAGAAACAGAAAAAGTGGAAGTACAAAATAGCCGTCCTCAGCGGTAAGGGAGGCGTCGGGAAGAGCACCGTTGCTGTCAACCTCGCCGCTGCCCTTGCAAAGAAGGGTTACTTCGTCGGAATCCTCGACGCGGACATACACGGGCCGAACGTGGCAAAGATGCTCGGTGTCGAGAAGGCCGACGTCCTCGCTGAGAGGATGGAAGACGGCAGGTTCGAGATGATTCCGCCAATGAACGACTTCCTTGGCCAGACTACACCGATAAAGGTTATGAGCATGGGCTTTCTCGTTCCCGAGGATCAGCCGATCATCTGGCGCGGAGCCCTCGTCACGAAGGCCATAAAGCAGCTCTTCGGCGACGTCAAGTGGGGCGAGCTGGACTTTATGATAATCGACTTCCCGCCGGGAACCGGCGACGAGATCCTCACCGTCACTCAGACCCTCCAGCTCGACGCGGCTATAATTGTCACGACTCCCCAGGAGGTTGCTCTCCTCGACACTGGCAAGGCCGTCAACATGATGAAGAGGATGGAAGTGCCCTACATAGCAGTCGTCGAGAACATGAGCTACCTCATCTGCCCGCACTGCGGCAACAAGATAGACCTCTTCGGGGAGGGAGGTGGAGAAAAGCTCGCCCAGAAGGAGGGCGTTGACTTCCTCGGTAAGATACCCATTGACCTCAAGGCCAGGGAAGCGAGCGACGCAGGAATCCCGATAGTCCTCTATGAGGACACCATGGCTGCAAAGGCCTTCATGGAGATAGTTGACAAGCTCATCGCCAAGCTCGAAGAGATGAAGGGCGAAGAGACCGAAGAGGAGAGCAGCGAGGAATCTAAGGAAGAGTAA
- a CDS encoding DUF2110 family protein: MQEVVILEKVYGDRSGFLKLDKKLKALLGDLEVEWKLSAVKKQWVRVSLNGEDEEISANLVREEFGEVPYRLKAVEEGKTYRGRFIDLGKVGYGAYVDIGIFTPKPKDALLPLYYLKETFGEMPVREMIRKFGWVDNLPVEVEVTKVEFGAREVELAFSDAQLKRIKSWLSDGHDKLFVTGTISENVEKALIRTGHGRDVKRMEELGLMETLLILKKGTQAPGIIKEIGPHLRGAIIGAIKFGE; this comes from the coding sequence ATGCAGGAAGTAGTTATTCTGGAGAAGGTTTACGGAGACAGGAGCGGCTTTTTGAAGCTCGATAAAAAGCTCAAGGCCCTCCTCGGTGATCTGGAAGTTGAGTGGAAGCTCTCAGCGGTCAAGAAGCAGTGGGTCAGGGTAAGTCTCAACGGTGAGGACGAGGAAATCTCAGCAAACCTCGTAAGGGAAGAGTTCGGCGAGGTTCCCTACAGGCTCAAGGCTGTTGAAGAAGGCAAAACCTACAGGGGAAGGTTCATAGACCTGGGAAAAGTCGGCTACGGGGCTTACGTTGACATTGGAATATTCACTCCAAAGCCTAAGGATGCCCTTCTACCGCTCTACTACCTCAAGGAGACCTTTGGAGAGATGCCGGTCAGGGAGATGATAAGGAAGTTCGGCTGGGTCGACAACCTTCCCGTAGAGGTAGAAGTTACCAAAGTTGAGTTCGGCGCGAGGGAGGTTGAGCTTGCCTTCAGCGATGCTCAGCTCAAGCGCATAAAATCCTGGCTGAGCGATGGCCACGACAAGCTCTTCGTGACAGGAACAATAAGCGAGAACGTCGAGAAGGCCCTCATAAGGACAGGGCACGGCAGGGACGTCAAGCGCATGGAGGAGCTCGGATTGATGGAGACGCTTCTGATACTCAAGAAGGGCACCCAGGCTCCGGGAATAATCAAGGAAATCGGCCCGCACCTTAGGGGTGCCATCATAGGCGCTATCAAGTTTGGGGAGTGA
- the tfe gene encoding transcription factor E — MARRKNKELLELAMDMGGEEAVEVIKALEKKKESTDEELAEITGIRVNTVRKVLYMLYDQGLAEFKRIRDKETGWYYYYWRLETKRLPEIIRSKKMAELKKLKEMLEEETSEIYYHCGTPGHPKLTFDEAMEYEFQCPICGNMLMQYDNTAVVEELKRRIEELEIELGLRKKPRKSKK, encoded by the coding sequence GTGGCAAGGAGAAAGAACAAGGAACTCCTGGAACTCGCTATGGACATGGGCGGAGAGGAGGCCGTTGAGGTAATTAAGGCTCTCGAAAAGAAAAAGGAATCCACGGATGAGGAGCTCGCAGAGATAACCGGCATCCGGGTCAACACCGTCAGGAAAGTTCTCTACATGCTCTACGACCAGGGTTTGGCAGAGTTCAAGCGCATAAGGGACAAGGAGACCGGCTGGTATTACTACTACTGGCGCCTCGAAACCAAGAGACTTCCGGAGATAATCCGCTCCAAAAAGATGGCCGAGCTTAAGAAGCTCAAGGAGATGCTCGAGGAAGAGACGAGCGAGATCTACTACCACTGTGGCACTCCAGGCCATCCGAAGCTCACCTTCGATGAGGCCATGGAGTACGAGTTCCAGTGTCCGATATGTGGCAACATGCTCATGCAGTACGATAACACCGCCGTCGTCGAGGAGCTCAAGAGGCGCATAGAGGAGCTCGAGATCGAGCTCGGCCTCAGGAAGAAACCGAGGAAGTCGAAGAAGTAG
- a CDS encoding ADP-dependent ribose-1-phosphate kinase, giving the protein MGDEFDVIGIGNLNYDIIMLVERFPEFHEKVSAEKAFFGLGGAAANTVSWLAHFGLKTGFLGAVGRDEIGEAHLSYFRRIGVDTGGIRVVDAPSGIAVAMIHGEDKRIVKYPGANLMKEVDFDYLARTRHIHLSSNPPEVIVNVVNFAHERGITVSLDIGEAYLPEEIEEKVDYLLMNEDEFKRKFGELDLSKARAKNVIVTLNGGGALLRNENGNVCEVRGLSAEVVDSTGAGDSFDAGLIYGVLNGWNLEDAAKLGMLLAYLTVQKVGARTAIVPLEKVVKVAEELGLELPFRVQ; this is encoded by the coding sequence ATGGGCGATGAGTTCGACGTGATAGGAATCGGCAACCTTAACTACGACATCATAATGCTCGTCGAGCGCTTTCCAGAGTTTCATGAGAAGGTGAGTGCTGAGAAGGCCTTTTTCGGTCTGGGCGGAGCGGCAGCCAACACGGTCTCCTGGCTGGCCCACTTTGGACTGAAAACGGGCTTTCTCGGTGCCGTCGGAAGGGACGAGATAGGTGAGGCGCACCTTTCTTACTTCAGACGGATAGGCGTTGATACGGGCGGTATACGAGTCGTCGATGCTCCATCGGGGATAGCAGTGGCCATGATACACGGGGAGGACAAGAGGATAGTGAAGTATCCCGGTGCTAACCTCATGAAGGAGGTCGATTTTGACTACCTTGCCAGGACAAGGCACATCCACCTCTCTTCAAATCCCCCCGAAGTCATAGTTAATGTAGTTAATTTCGCACACGAGAGGGGCATAACCGTTTCTCTGGACATAGGGGAAGCGTATCTTCCTGAGGAAATCGAGGAGAAGGTCGATTACCTCCTAATGAACGAGGATGAGTTCAAGAGGAAGTTCGGCGAGCTCGACCTCTCCAAAGCCAGGGCGAAAAACGTTATCGTGACCCTCAACGGCGGGGGCGCGTTGCTGAGGAATGAGAACGGAAATGTCTGCGAAGTCAGGGGGCTGAGCGCAGAGGTCGTCGATTCGACGGGTGCAGGTGATTCCTTTGATGCTGGGCTGATATACGGCGTTCTCAATGGATGGAACCTGGAGGATGCGGCTAAACTGGGAATGCTGCTTGCTTACCTGACTGTTCAGAAAGTTGGTGCAAGAACGGCCATAGTTCCGCTGGAGAAGGTCGTCAAGGTTGCTGAAGAACTCGGTCTTGAACTGCCCTTCCGAGTCCAGTGA
- a CDS encoding regulator of amino acid metabolism, contains ACT domain protein, translating into MMLILEAYFKNYPARRKVAEFLFENGLSVKNGKIYLRDVEVPISELARIIGVNRKIVYHTIEYIEKTYPLKLIFERLNPLPSLIDVAPLMGWEVLEIELEKDAYLTGFSKVLELLAKNGVPVMEVFSRNLREEPSKLYIVIDGTLPVEVFMKVKEMEGFKKLILHTPEKDKEKFVCNYCEVKYCPKRVLLERSEVSQ; encoded by the coding sequence ATGATGCTCATACTCGAGGCCTATTTCAAGAACTATCCTGCCAGAAGGAAGGTTGCAGAGTTCCTCTTCGAGAACGGCCTCAGTGTAAAGAACGGGAAGATATACCTCAGAGACGTTGAGGTGCCGATAAGCGAGCTGGCAAGGATCATTGGCGTCAACAGGAAGATAGTCTATCACACGATAGAGTACATCGAAAAGACCTATCCCCTCAAGCTCATATTCGAAAGGCTCAACCCGCTGCCGAGCCTGATAGACGTCGCCCCGCTGATGGGCTGGGAAGTGCTCGAGATAGAGCTGGAGAAGGACGCTTATTTAACCGGATTTTCGAAGGTTCTGGAGCTGCTGGCGAAGAATGGAGTTCCAGTAATGGAAGTCTTCAGCAGAAACCTCCGCGAGGAGCCGAGCAAGCTCTACATAGTCATCGACGGAACGCTACCCGTAGAGGTCTTCATGAAGGTCAAGGAAATGGAGGGCTTCAAGAAACTCATCCTCCACACGCCGGAAAAGGACAAGGAAAAGTTCGTCTGCAACTACTGTGAGGTCAAGTACTGCCCCAAGAGGGTGCTCCTCGAGAGGAGCGAGGTCAGCCAGTGA
- a CDS encoding acylphosphatase has translation MERVRAHLKIYGRVQGVGFRWSMQREARKLGVSGWVRNLPDGTVEAVVEGDPERVEALIGWAHQGPPLARVTRVEVKWEEPEGLEGFKVTG, from the coding sequence ATGGAGCGGGTGCGGGCACACCTTAAAATCTACGGCCGCGTTCAAGGGGTTGGTTTTAGATGGAGCATGCAGAGGGAAGCGAGAAAGCTGGGCGTGAGTGGGTGGGTTAGGAATCTGCCTGATGGAACCGTGGAGGCTGTAGTGGAGGGCGACCCTGAGAGGGTTGAGGCTCTAATAGGCTGGGCCCACCAAGGACCGCCCCTGGCGAGGGTCACACGTGTTGAGGTAAAATGGGAAGAACCTGAAGGGCTGGAAGGCTTCAAGGTCACTGGCTGA
- the cutA gene encoding divalent-cation tolerance protein CutA, with the protein MEMIFVYTTFPDWESAEKTVKTLLEKKLIACANLREHKAFYWWEGKIEEDNEVGALLKTDVSKWKELRETIKELHPHTVPLIARIDVDKVNGEYAKWLEEVLGQ; encoded by the coding sequence ATGGAGATGATATTCGTTTACACGACATTCCCGGATTGGGAGAGCGCCGAAAAGACCGTTAAAACTTTACTCGAGAAGAAGCTCATCGCCTGCGCCAACCTAAGGGAGCACAAGGCATTCTACTGGTGGGAGGGAAAAATCGAAGAAGATAACGAAGTCGGTGCGCTCCTCAAGACGGACGTGAGCAAGTGGAAGGAGCTACGGGAGACGATAAAGGAACTCCACCCCCACACCGTGCCGCTAATAGCGAGGATAGACGTCGACAAGGTGAACGGGGAGTACGCGAAATGGCTCGAGGAAGTTCTGGGGCAATAA
- a CDS encoding DUF99 family protein, with protein sequence MARGSSGAIRKVKPQIRVVGFDDGTFSFSSKLEREKTVLIGVVMKGSQEVVGVLSRWITVDGRDATNAMIDAVKSSRFKDLRIIMLKGITYAGFNVVDLEMLHRETGLPVIVVVRKRPDLRAMEEALRKHFSDAEERITLLRKAPPLVELIPGRLYLQAVGLDYERATEVVRVTTKIGLTPEPLRLAHMIASAVITGESTRE encoded by the coding sequence ATGGCTCGAGGAAGTTCTGGGGCAATAAGGAAGGTGAAGCCCCAGATTAGGGTCGTAGGTTTTGATGACGGAACCTTCTCCTTTTCTTCAAAACTAGAGCGGGAAAAGACAGTTCTAATCGGCGTCGTCATGAAGGGCTCCCAGGAAGTAGTCGGCGTTCTCTCGCGCTGGATAACCGTCGATGGGCGAGATGCGACGAACGCGATGATAGACGCCGTTAAGAGCTCGCGCTTCAAGGATTTGAGGATCATCATGCTCAAGGGGATAACCTACGCGGGCTTTAACGTCGTTGATTTGGAGATGCTCCACCGGGAGACGGGACTTCCAGTGATAGTCGTCGTCAGGAAGAGGCCGGACTTGAGAGCCATGGAGGAAGCACTGAGGAAGCACTTTTCTGATGCTGAGGAGAGGATAACCCTACTAAGAAAAGCGCCACCTCTGGTGGAACTAATCCCCGGAAGGCTCTACCTCCAGGCGGTCGGCCTTGACTACGAAAGGGCTACTGAGGTGGTCAGAGTAACCACAAAAATCGGGCTCACTCCAGAGCCCCTTAGACTGGCCCACATGATAGCCAGTGCCGTGATAACTGGCGAGAGTACAAGGGAGTAG
- a CDS encoding universal stress protein, whose amino-acid sequence MFGRILYPTDFSDVSLHALRNCIPKLLPLGVRELHLIHVVDITVAEFEAFELEDIYREKLEELARELETKGVKVNPIVRIGIPSIEIAEVAEENDIDLVVIPSMGENIWRTMFVGSTASNLARATKRPVLLLKYLKSDDKFELSVDCAEIFKRPLVSLDFSKCSIKIIKIVKEFEELVDEGILLHSIDYGKVEELEHNIDVAKKNLEKSAKGIKAPFELEVLVGSASQAIIGTSLAKGATLIVIGKKGRSFIKDLLLGSTAERVIRDSKIPVLLVPCE is encoded by the coding sequence ATGTTTGGAAGGATTTTGTATCCAACGGACTTTTCCGACGTTTCGCTCCACGCTCTTCGGAACTGTATTCCCAAGCTGCTCCCTTTGGGGGTCAGGGAGCTCCACCTCATTCACGTCGTTGACATAACTGTCGCCGAGTTTGAGGCCTTCGAGCTGGAAGACATCTACCGCGAAAAGCTGGAGGAGCTCGCTAGAGAGCTGGAGACGAAAGGCGTAAAGGTAAACCCAATTGTGAGGATAGGCATTCCTTCGATAGAGATCGCGGAGGTGGCCGAAGAGAACGATATCGATCTCGTAGTTATTCCGAGCATGGGCGAGAATATCTGGAGAACAATGTTCGTTGGCAGCACTGCATCGAACCTCGCCAGAGCCACCAAAAGGCCGGTTCTCCTCCTTAAGTACTTGAAGAGCGATGATAAATTCGAGCTGTCCGTGGACTGTGCCGAAATCTTTAAGCGTCCCCTCGTCTCGCTGGACTTCTCCAAGTGCTCAATAAAGATAATAAAGATCGTCAAGGAGTTCGAGGAACTCGTGGACGAGGGTATACTCCTTCACTCCATTGATTATGGTAAGGTCGAAGAGCTCGAGCACAACATAGATGTTGCCAAGAAGAACCTCGAGAAGTCAGCTAAGGGAATAAAGGCGCCGTTTGAACTTGAGGTTCTCGTTGGTTCTGCCTCTCAGGCCATAATAGGAACCTCTTTGGCGAAGGGAGCCACACTTATAGTTATCGGCAAGAAGGGAAGGAGCTTCATAAAGGACCTACTCCTTGGGAGCACGGCGGAGAGGGTTATAAGAGATTCAAAAATCCCGGTGCTCCTGGTTCCGTGCGAATGA
- a CDS encoding Lrp/AsnC family transcriptional regulator: MMNKKKKSYSWNPEDIKFWREMSKGELSDLDVKIFLALRENGRLPDTELARITGVSVPTARRHRISLQERGYVRIMALFIFEEFGLASADVLIKFREDAPKEKIAEFMEEAISHKKVFEIDEYMGEYDAVIKFFDKDFKELKKTIDDFLQGRDILQKTLILPAVSSPKLFTTRMKYKHV, encoded by the coding sequence ATGATGAACAAAAAGAAAAAATCCTATTCTTGGAATCCGGAGGACATAAAGTTCTGGAGGGAGATGAGCAAGGGTGAACTGAGTGACCTGGACGTTAAGATCTTTCTTGCGCTAAGAGAGAACGGCAGACTTCCTGACACGGAACTTGCTAGGATAACGGGTGTTTCTGTCCCCACAGCAAGGAGGCACAGGATAAGCCTTCAGGAGAGGGGTTACGTAAGGATAATGGCCCTTTTCATCTTTGAGGAGTTTGGCCTGGCATCGGCTGATGTGCTCATCAAGTTCCGGGAAGATGCACCGAAAGAAAAAATCGCCGAGTTCATGGAGGAAGCAATATCCCACAAAAAGGTCTTCGAGATAGATGAGTACATGGGGGAATACGACGCAGTTATCAAGTTCTTCGACAAGGACTTCAAGGAGCTCAAAAAAACCATCGATGACTTTCTTCAGGGGAGGGATATACTCCAGAAAACCCTGATACTACCGGCGGTTTCCAGTCCAAAACTGTTTACAACTCGGATGAAATACAAGCATGTCTAG
- a CDS encoding DUF6092 family protein, whose protein sequence is MLKSTEGLLSDRHFQLLAFLITSARGCIDEPKLYGPLRLLDAASRLIEIMEEEGKVSEEILKLKELVEEAIDVLMYDSEEFVKLTDELSRELARIIKNQKT, encoded by the coding sequence ATGTTGAAGAGTACGGAAGGCCTTTTGAGTGACCGGCACTTCCAGCTCTTGGCATTCTTGATAACAAGCGCCAGGGGTTGCATAGATGAACCAAAGCTTTACGGTCCGTTAAGGTTACTCGATGCAGCTTCAAGACTCATAGAGATCATGGAGGAGGAAGGGAAGGTCAGCGAGGAAATACTCAAGCTTAAGGAACTTGTTGAAGAGGCCATTGATGTCCTGATGTACGACAGTGAGGAGTTCGTGAAGCTGACCGATGAATTGTCAAGGGAACTTGCTAGAATTATCAAGAATCAAAAAACTTAA
- a CDS encoding nitroreductase family protein — MEAIEGRRAVRRFQEREVPLEDLKKILEAGIWAPSGSNVQPWEFIVVRERDNIERVKLVSPGLFGNPSTVVVLCINTKLAKRGGKLGEESALMDISMAAQNMMLAAYSMGIGSCPVLSFNKTALKELLNIPEHVEPVLILIFGYPRVWPKPPRRRPLKEVVHVEEYGRPFE; from the coding sequence ATGGAAGCAATAGAAGGCAGAAGGGCCGTCAGGAGGTTTCAGGAGAGGGAGGTTCCCCTAGAAGACTTGAAGAAAATCCTTGAGGCTGGGATATGGGCTCCAAGCGGAAGCAACGTTCAACCTTGGGAGTTTATTGTGGTCAGGGAACGGGACAACATCGAGAGGGTAAAGCTGGTCTCTCCAGGGCTGTTTGGAAACCCGTCGACGGTGGTGGTGCTCTGCATAAACACGAAACTGGCCAAAAGGGGCGGAAAGCTCGGAGAGGAAAGCGCTCTTATGGACATCTCGATGGCGGCTCAGAATATGATGCTGGCGGCGTACTCTATGGGGATAGGCTCCTGTCCAGTACTTTCCTTTAACAAAACGGCCCTCAAGGAACTTTTAAACATTCCAGAGCATGTGGAGCCGGTTCTCATTCTCATTTTTGGTTATCCTAGGGTCTGGCCAAAGCCGCCGAGGAGGAGACCGCTGAAGGAGGTGGTCCATGTTGAAGAGTACGGAAGGCCTTTTGAGTGA
- a CDS encoding aminopeptidase, producing MNKLSIEIQEGAYTLVKDVMKVIPGESVVITADTGSDWSVVEATAKAAKLVGAKPLVLWYSMPPHVGKAADPYLPMRPLEAALRNADVWIEFNKSWLLYSTPWDRVMAEGKVRYICLVGMTGDMMVRNIGRINVSVLLEFQRVLAKITRESRRMEISSPAGMNVKFENDPERPVFTEGDVKGPGDYMLFGQVDWAPVEETINGTIVFDGSVWPPQELGILKEPITLEVEEGKVVRVEGGWEARFFERWLRSFNDPNMFNVAHLSYGCNPGAKLTGNILEDERVWGAVEWGLGNQAESFKGKFGPAKSHTDGICLAPTVKGDGNYIIKDGEYVYPELKKLEKRLLKE from the coding sequence GTGAATAAGCTTTCGATAGAGATTCAGGAGGGGGCCTACACACTGGTTAAAGATGTCATGAAGGTTATTCCCGGAGAGAGCGTTGTCATAACGGCCGATACGGGAAGCGATTGGAGCGTGGTCGAAGCTACCGCCAAGGCGGCGAAGCTCGTGGGAGCGAAGCCCCTCGTTCTGTGGTACTCGATGCCGCCCCATGTTGGCAAGGCCGCGGACCCTTACCTTCCCATGAGGCCTCTTGAAGCGGCGCTGAGGAATGCAGACGTGTGGATAGAGTTCAACAAGAGCTGGCTCCTCTACTCGACTCCCTGGGACAGGGTTATGGCTGAAGGGAAGGTGCGCTATATCTGCCTCGTTGGCATGACGGGAGACATGATGGTCCGAAACATCGGAAGGATAAACGTCTCGGTTCTCCTTGAGTTCCAGAGGGTTCTGGCAAAGATAACGAGAGAAAGCAGGAGGATGGAGATAAGCAGTCCTGCCGGAATGAATGTGAAATTCGAGAACGATCCCGAGAGGCCCGTGTTCACGGAGGGTGACGTTAAAGGACCCGGAGACTACATGCTCTTTGGTCAGGTAGACTGGGCACCCGTAGAAGAAACTATAAATGGAACCATCGTTTTCGACGGCTCTGTGTGGCCCCCCCAGGAGCTCGGGATACTAAAGGAGCCCATTACTCTTGAGGTTGAGGAAGGAAAGGTCGTGAGGGTAGAGGGAGGCTGGGAGGCGAGGTTCTTCGAGAGATGGCTGCGTAGCTTCAACGATCCAAACATGTTCAACGTAGCTCATCTGTCCTACGGGTGTAATCCGGGAGCAAAGCTCACGGGAAATATCCTTGAGGACGAGCGCGTCTGGGGAGCCGTTGAATGGGGTCTTGGGAACCAGGCCGAGAGCTTTAAGGGCAAGTTTGGCCCCGCAAAGAGCCACACAGATGGCATATGCCTCGCCCCGACTGTCAAAGGCGACGGGAATTACATCATAAAGGACGGCGAGTACGTTTATCCCGAACTGAAGAAGTTGGAGAAGAGGCTTCTCAAGGAGTAA
- a CDS encoding aspartate/glutamate racemase family protein, whose translation MRLLVINPVGTEEWNESDKRIYEMFASEGTHIEVVSLERGPRSIENRAAETEVLPLIVRKAVELHEEYDGIIVNCCLDPAVDVIRSLIPTPTVGPCQASLAIASVLGRKTGIVTVSKTAIPLFEELILKYRMEKRVTSIRGIDISVPEISIDENRTIRLLREEIALAISDGVDVIVLGCTGLAGFAEKVQPFFDVPIIDPVASAVKIVEDIVELGGMRGE comes from the coding sequence ATGAGGCTGCTCGTTATAAACCCCGTTGGAACGGAGGAATGGAACGAATCCGACAAGAGAATCTACGAAATGTTTGCATCCGAGGGTACTCATATAGAGGTCGTAAGTTTGGAAAGGGGCCCTAGGTCAATAGAGAACAGGGCTGCCGAGACCGAGGTTCTCCCGCTTATAGTTAGAAAAGCCGTGGAACTCCATGAAGAATACGATGGGATAATCGTCAACTGCTGCCTCGATCCAGCCGTTGATGTCATCCGCTCCCTTATCCCGACCCCTACGGTTGGTCCGTGTCAGGCTTCCCTTGCCATAGCCTCAGTTCTTGGAAGGAAAACGGGTATAGTCACAGTCTCAAAGACGGCGATACCCCTCTTCGAGGAATTGATATTGAAGTACAGGATGGAGAAACGAGTGACAAGTATAAGGGGGATAGACATCTCAGTTCCGGAAATAAGCATCGATGAGAACAGAACGATACGCCTCCTTAGGGAGGAAATAGCTCTGGCCATTTCGGACGGTGTTGACGTTATTGTCTTGGGTTGCACGGGGCTCGCTGGGTTTGCAGAGAAAGTTCAGCCCTTCTTCGATGTTCCCATCATAGACCCCGTGGCGTCGGCGGTTAAGATTGTGGAGGATATTGTGGAACTTGGGGGGATGAGGGGTGAATAA
- a CDS encoding DUF917 domain-containing protein yields the protein MKVLTEQDLKDLLEGCTVLGTGGGGDPEEGWRMVKKELDEGNEFRLVGLEEVPDDGIVPMPYFVGSLAGEKVRSVYEEGEAVRSYKVLEEFMGEEFAAVISTELGGANTAAALATAARLGRPIVDGDPAGRSVPELQHTTYYIVGVKMAPFAVVTPYGDEIVVGRVKDDFQAERLVRAIASSIKTNVGVTSHPVRGKELRNAVVKDAISHALTMGRALRTARENGEDPIAALIKAGNGFLLFRGVATETEWREEGGFTVGEFELEGTGEFEGEKYRVWYKNENLISWRNGEIDVIIPDLISVLTPDGHPVTNPHVSKGNEYVVVGFPAPELWRTPKGLEIFGPRYLGLDMEYVPIEERLR from the coding sequence ATGAAGGTGTTGACGGAACAGGATTTGAAGGACCTTTTGGAGGGTTGCACCGTCCTTGGGACGGGTGGCGGCGGTGACCCCGAAGAGGGCTGGAGGATGGTAAAAAAGGAACTCGATGAAGGAAACGAGTTCAGGTTGGTAGGCCTTGAAGAGGTTCCTGACGATGGCATAGTACCCATGCCCTATTTTGTCGGCTCACTTGCTGGTGAGAAAGTCAGGTCGGTCTACGAAGAAGGTGAAGCCGTTCGTTCCTATAAGGTCTTGGAAGAGTTCATGGGGGAAGAATTTGCCGCAGTTATTTCAACCGAACTTGGAGGAGCAAACACCGCGGCTGCACTGGCAACGGCAGCGAGGCTTGGAAGGCCCATAGTGGACGGCGATCCTGCTGGAAGGTCAGTCCCGGAGCTGCAACATACTACGTATTACATAGTTGGCGTTAAGATGGCCCCGTTTGCCGTTGTCACACCCTATGGGGACGAGATAGTGGTGGGGCGTGTTAAAGACGACTTTCAGGCTGAGAGACTCGTCAGAGCCATAGCATCGTCAATAAAGACCAACGTTGGTGTCACGTCACATCCAGTCAGGGGAAAAGAGCTTAGAAACGCGGTCGTGAAGGATGCCATAAGCCACGCTCTAACCATGGGTCGGGCATTGAGGACCGCCAGAGAGAATGGGGAGGACCCAATAGCGGCCTTGATTAAAGCCGGGAACGGCTTCTTACTCTTCAGGGGTGTTGCTACAGAGACCGAATGGCGTGAGGAGGGGGGATTCACCGTTGGAGAGTTTGAGCTTGAGGGAACCGGGGAGTTCGAGGGAGAGAAGTACAGGGTCTGGTACAAGAATGAAAACCTAATCTCTTGGAGGAACGGGGAGATTGACGTCATCATACCTGACCTCATATCCGTGCTTACCCCAGACGGACATCCAGTGACCAACCCCCATGTTAGTAAAGGAAACGAGTACGTTGTTGTTGGATTCCCGGCCCCAGAACTGTGGAGGACTCCAAAGGGCCTGGAGATCTTTGGGCCGAGGTATCTGGGACTCGACATGGAGTACGTTCCCATAGAGGAGCGTCTCCGTTGA